One segment of Gammaproteobacteria bacterium DNA contains the following:
- a CDS encoding phosphoglycolate phosphatase, with product MFKNITALFFDLDGTLVDSVPDLTAAVNVMLRQLGLPAREEDQVRTWVGNGMDNLIRRALVGEMDASQADPELFIRAKPLYKAAYAEHISVYSALYPGVHDGLAELHGIGFPMACVTNKPAEFAQPLLDRLGIGAFFATVVGGECAPKPKPAPDSLMLCAERLGIAIEQGLMVGDSLNDVGAARNAGCPVVCVPYGYNHGYDIRDAQPDAVIDSITELPALLATNP from the coding sequence ATGTTCAAAAACATCACGGCGCTTTTCTTCGATCTCGATGGGACCCTGGTGGACAGTGTCCCCGACTTGACCGCAGCGGTAAATGTCATGCTGCGCCAACTGGGCCTGCCCGCGCGCGAAGAAGATCAGGTGCGCACCTGGGTCGGCAACGGCATGGATAACCTGATTCGCCGCGCCCTGGTGGGGGAGATGGACGCCAGCCAGGCCGATCCTGAATTGTTCATTCGCGCTAAGCCCTTGTACAAAGCGGCCTACGCTGAACATATCAGCGTCTATAGCGCGCTCTATCCGGGCGTTCACGACGGACTGGCCGAATTGCATGGCATCGGTTTCCCCATGGCCTGCGTCACCAACAAACCGGCGGAATTCGCGCAACCCCTACTGGATCGACTGGGCATCGGCGCATTCTTCGCCACGGTCGTTGGCGGCGAATGCGCGCCCAAGCCCAAGCCAGCCCCTGATTCGCTAATGCTGTGCGCTGAACGCTTGGGCATCGCCATTGAACAGGGCTTGATGGTCGGCGATTCGCTGAACGACGTGGGCGCCGCGCGCAACGCCGGTTGTCCGGTGGTTTGCGTCCCCTACGGCTATAATCATGGTTATGATATCCGCGACGCTCAGCCGGACGCGGTGATTGACTCCATTACCGAATTACCTGCGTTGCTTGCTACTAACCCATGA
- a CDS encoding two-component system response regulator, whose protein sequence is MNSAADFTERQTLLIVDDTPDNIALLSGLLKNRYRIKVATEGERALRIAALDPPPDLILLDIMMPGMDGYEVCERLKANSHTADIPVIFLTAKVQVEDEEKGLKLGAVDYITKPISPPIVLARVETHLMLKNARQFLQDRNAYLEEEVQRRTQEVVAIQDVTIVAMASLAETRDNDTGGHIRRTQHYVRALAKKLQTHPRFASFLSDATIELLFKSAPLHDIGKVGIPDRILLKPGRFTPEEFEIMKTHAILGRDAIVAAEEHLNTPKSFLQLAREIAYCHQEKWDGSGYPQGLAGEAIPVSARLMAIADVYDALISRRVYKDGMPYDQAVAIIREGKGQHFDPDMVEAFLEITDEFQAIAEQFADHQESAEHSSG, encoded by the coding sequence ATGAACAGCGCCGCTGATTTCACCGAACGGCAAACCCTCCTGATCGTGGATGACACGCCGGATAACATCGCTCTGCTTAGCGGTCTTCTCAAGAATCGCTATCGAATCAAGGTTGCTACCGAGGGCGAACGCGCCCTCAGGATCGCCGCACTAGACCCGCCACCGGATTTGATCCTGCTCGATATCATGATGCCGGGCATGGACGGCTACGAAGTCTGCGAACGGCTCAAGGCGAATTCTCATACAGCGGACATCCCGGTGATTTTCCTGACCGCCAAGGTACAGGTCGAAGATGAGGAGAAAGGTTTAAAACTGGGCGCGGTGGATTACATCACCAAGCCGATCAGTCCGCCGATCGTGCTGGCTCGGGTGGAAACCCACCTGATGTTGAAAAACGCCCGGCAGTTTCTGCAGGATCGCAACGCCTATCTTGAAGAAGAAGTGCAGCGCCGCACCCAGGAAGTTGTCGCTATTCAGGACGTAACGATCGTCGCGATGGCGTCACTGGCGGAAACCCGTGATAATGACACCGGCGGCCATATTCGCCGCACCCAGCACTACGTTCGGGCGCTAGCCAAAAAGCTGCAAACCCATCCGCGTTTCGCGTCCTTTCTGAGCGACGCAACCATCGAGTTGTTGTTCAAATCCGCGCCATTACATGACATTGGCAAGGTGGGCATTCCCGACCGGATTTTGCTGAAGCCGGGACGTTTTACGCCGGAAGAATTCGAGATCATGAAGACCCACGCCATTCTGGGTCGAGATGCGATTGTGGCGGCGGAGGAACATCTGAATACCCCTAAATCCTTTCTGCAGTTGGCCCGGGAAATCGCCTATTGCCATCAGGAAAAGTGGGACGGTAGTGGTTACCCGCAGGGACTGGCGGGCGAAGCTATCCCTGTTTCAGCCCGGCTTATGGCAATTGCCGATGTGTATGATGCCCTGATTAGTCGCCGGGTTTACAAGGACGGGATGCCCTATGATCAGGCAGTGGCCATTATCCGCGAAGGCAAAGGTCAGCATTTCGATCCGGATATGGTGGAAGCTTTTTTGGAGATCACTGATGAATTTCAGGCGATTGCCGAGCAGTTCGCCGACCATCAGGAGAGTGCAGAACATTCGTCCGGCTGA
- a CDS encoding anthranilate synthase component I, whose product MTPNDFSRLANEGFNRIPVAREVLADLDTPLSAYLRLADVPYSYLLESVQGGEKWGRYSIIGLPCRKIIRVRGQRITVEHSGEIVESLECPDPLDWIESFQSRYRVPATGEGLPRFIGGLVGYFGYDTIRYIEPRLAHCPNPDPLDNPDILLLVSEDMVVFDNLAGRLYLITLVDPAVERAYLRAQQRLDEWVEKLRAPRPLYSPRRSAPEAGEIEFVSGFTQQGYENAVERIKAYILAGDCMQVVPSQRLSAPFQAAPLDLYRALRGLNPSPYMYFLNLGDFHIVGSSPEILTRLEDGLLTVRPIAGTRHRGATEEQDQALEAEMLADPKELAEHLMLIDLGRNDVGRVSEIGSVRLTEKMVVERYSHVMHIVSNVTGRLRPELTVIDALRATFPAGTVSGAPKIRAMEIIDELEPVKRGVYAGAVGYLSWSGNMDTAIAIRTAVIKDGVLHVQAGAGIVADSVPESEWQETMNKGRALFRAAALAERGLDEPRAVEKP is encoded by the coding sequence ATGACGCCGAATGACTTTAGCCGCCTGGCCAACGAAGGGTTCAACCGTATTCCGGTGGCCCGTGAAGTGCTGGCTGATCTTGACACGCCCCTGAGCGCCTACCTCCGCCTGGCCGATGTGCCCTACAGCTATCTGCTGGAATCGGTGCAGGGCGGCGAGAAATGGGGCCGCTATTCGATCATCGGGCTACCTTGTCGCAAGATCATCCGAGTGCGCGGCCAGCGGATCACGGTTGAGCATTCGGGGGAAATCGTAGAATCGCTGGAATGTCCCGATCCTCTGGACTGGATTGAAAGTTTCCAGAGTCGCTACCGGGTTCCAGCAACCGGCGAGGGGTTGCCCCGGTTCATCGGCGGACTGGTCGGCTACTTCGGTTACGACACGATTCGCTATATTGAACCCCGGTTGGCGCATTGCCCGAATCCCGATCCACTGGATAACCCGGATATTTTGTTGCTGGTGTCCGAAGACATGGTCGTCTTCGACAATCTGGCCGGACGGCTGTATCTGATTACCCTGGTCGATCCGGCTGTGGAGCGCGCCTATCTTCGCGCCCAGCAGCGCCTGGATGAGTGGGTGGAGAAATTGCGCGCCCCTCGTCCGCTGTATAGCCCACGTCGTTCCGCTCCCGAAGCAGGCGAAATTGAATTCGTGTCCGGCTTCACCCAGCAGGGTTACGAAAATGCCGTCGAACGGATCAAAGCTTATATTCTGGCCGGCGACTGTATGCAGGTGGTGCCCTCGCAACGCCTGTCCGCACCGTTCCAGGCTGCGCCGCTGGATTTGTATCGGGCGCTGCGCGGACTGAATCCCTCACCGTACATGTATTTCCTGAACCTAGGGGATTTTCACATTGTCGGTTCCTCGCCGGAGATTCTGACCCGGCTGGAGGACGGCTTGCTGACGGTGCGGCCTATCGCTGGCACCCGCCATCGCGGCGCAACTGAGGAACAGGATCAGGCGCTGGAAGCCGAGATGCTGGCCGATCCCAAGGAACTCGCGGAACATTTGATGCTGATTGACCTGGGACGAAATGACGTAGGTCGGGTCAGCGAGATTGGCAGCGTCCGCCTGACCGAGAAGATGGTGGTCGAGCGCTACTCGCATGTCATGCACATTGTGTCCAACGTGACTGGGCGGTTGCGTCCTGAACTCACGGTGATTGACGCGCTGCGAGCGACTTTTCCGGCAGGCACGGTCAGTGGTGCGCCGAAAATTCGGGCTATGGAGATCATTGATGAGCTGGAGCCGGTCAAGCGCGGGGTTTATGCCGGAGCAGTCGGTTATTTGTCCTGGTCCGGCAACATGGATACCGCCATCGCCATTCGCACTGCGGTCATCAAGGATGGTGTGCTACATGTTCAAGCCGGAGCCGGCATTGTCGCGGATTCCGTGCCGGAAAGCGAATGGCAGGAAACCATGAACAAGGGGCGCGCCCTGTTCCGCGCGGCCGCTTTGGCGGAACGAGGACTGGATGAACCGAGGGCGGTTGAGAAACCCTGA